In Diorhabda carinulata isolate Delta chromosome 6, icDioCari1.1, whole genome shotgun sequence, a single genomic region encodes these proteins:
- the LOC130896066 gene encoding uncharacterized protein LOC130896066 codes for MSLIIRRVENISRKKRKTKSKLPLRKDVLEDDASKFVVIEDFYLENFPPLRPVYRKDIFGTPIVFRATTGVDFIGDVKSNVLIHCITFMREYKDKSYEELRWEDYICGRKEVLHYEENSYLKSLYVKQDTENYEFFDPVPKNVPVDSTKQNTSSVTLSRSLYSLVKSSKSYDQLFDTNNKYLLLITSNSKEPIKCTTDDKVNMKESRPRSILTNVHNCQNKNRSSTKSSTDVHIQNVHRKSNSSRQEHIEMMRNNLLRYFERAEPGAHMPYDLIMYNPKFYLPCAEIGFVYKNARPSKTIEKKLIVNNDTKSSYVKRNSCTIEDSFDWKYTCDGSFNKIYFWKNFDPYNRIKSERTTRAKYILVGLDITRYSTIKN; via the exons ATGTCTTTGATAATAAGACGAGTAGAAAACATATCGAGAAAAAAGCGTAAGACTAAATCCAAGTTACCCCTTAGGAAAGACGTTTTAGAAGATGACGCTTCAAAATTTGTGGTGAtcgaagatttttatttagaaaatttcccTCCGCTGAGACCGGTTTATAGGAAAGATATTTTCGGTACTCCGATCGTGTTCCGTGCCACGACGGGCGTAGATTTCATCGGAGATGTCAAAAGTAACGTTCTGATCCATTGCATAACGTTTATGAGGGAATACAAAGATAAATCATACGAAGAACTCCGTTGGGAAGATTATATTTGCGGAAGAAAAGAGGTACTTCATTATGAAGAgaatagttatttgaaaagtttataCGTTAAACAGGATACTgagaattatgaatttttcgatCCGGTTCCAAAGAACGTTCCGGTAGATTCGACGAAACAAAATACTTCGTCGGTGACGCTATCTCGATCTTTATATTCTCTTGTAAAATCTTCAAAGAGTTACGATCAATTATTCGACACCAATAATAAGTATTTGTTATTGATAACATCGAATTCTAAAGAACCGATTAAATGTACCACGGACGATAAAGTGAATATGAAAGAATCCAGACCCAGATCTATACTTACCAACGTACATAATTGCCAAAATAAGAATAGATCGTCTACTAAGAGTTCCACGGATGTTCACATACAGAATGTACATCGTAAAA GTAATTCCTCGAGGCAAGAACATATAGAAATGATGAGAAATAATTTGTTGAGGTATTTCGAACGAGCCGAACCGGGCGCTCATATGCCTTACGATTTAATAATGTATAATCCGAAATTTTACCTACCATGTGCCGAAATCGGATTCGTTTACAAAAACGCGAGACCGTCGAAAACAATCGAAAAGAAACTTATCGTCAATAATGATACAAAATCATCTTACGTTAAAAGGAATTCTTGTACAATTGAAGATTCATTCGATTGGAAATATACGTGTGACGGTtcgttcaataaaatatatttttggaaaaatttcgaTCCCTACAATCGTATTAAATCGGAAAGAACGACAAgagcaaaatatattttagttggACTTGATATAACTAGATattctacaataaaaaattaa